TCTTGAGAGAAGCGCATACACGATCCAAGGCCTTTgttatatccaggctaactgccagaccTACTCCTGGTCACTATTTGTGGATTCACGAACAAATTTAGTCACTGCTTGTTCCAGAGATTTTCAATGCGACTCGAAGCCAAATTGAATGAAATCTTATAACCAAATTTATATTACTATGataacattcaaattcaaatatttttattcaaaataggatgtgacatcacttgttgaaagtcataaactaccaccaattcccaaatgaatgcctcaacaaactcagcgggctttttcatcgaaaaaatatgtttacaatgtaatattgtacaattaaacttattatttaatagcctgagggcggccactcaatttccaatctgtggtatcattaaaaaagtcatttatgttataataatctttaccagacaaacgttttttaacaattcttttgaataacgtaatacttttttgAACatcttctgggatcttgttgtaaaagcatatatatcgccccacaaaagactaactcgactaagccgagtagtaggcattataagcttatgtctgttcctggttaacattatggttatgacagtttctagcaaattcacttctgtgcatatgaatatatattacattatcaagaatatattgagaagcaacagtcaagatgttaatttctttgaattttgctctcatagattctttaggacctaggttataaatagcgcgaatagcccttttctgcagcacaaatattgtattaatatcggcagcgttgccccatagcaatataccataggacataatactatggaattaactaaaatatacaagtcgcgccgtatctatgtttGTTAATTGTCTAAtgtttttaaccgcgtatgctgcagaactgagtctgttcgccaatcctctaatatgggggccccattgtattTGTATTGCCCcattgctttaaataaaaaattatcattacggggaaCTGTACCAAGaacactggcagcatttccacgttggatagctaggctgatccgttgactattaatattaataattgcgCTGTAAAATTGTCACtcaattcacatttttttttatttcagacgTTCCTTTTACTTTCCTACAAATACCTccaaaaaatagaaattaaatatttttttctcactAAGAGAGCTAAAACGACATTTGCTCACTGGTTTTATGCACCAAATTCACCATATTTGAGCTAGAGAGGTTaagatgattttaaattttttaattactaccCCTTGTTTTAAAGTGTGTAATGCATAGTTGAAGACGGTATTTTTTGAGTTAAATTTTACACGTTTAAGTTACCGAGTATTTACGGCAACTGATAAAGAATAACTAaatcatataacatattatgaacatttattataTGAGTATTAGACTGCgtcagattttttattttggaacaaataCGTCAAAAATGTTTCTTCGTTAGACAAAAAATTTAGGAGATTTCTAAATGATGAGCTTGATGTCTTGAAAATTAAGCTGGCGCATGGGCGCCCTTtcccatttaaaataaataaaaaaaaaactttttctgtattttaattgttaatgaTCGAAAAAAACTACCTTTTCGGTacattatacaaaatttaattttctacaAAAACGGTCTCTCATTTTTTCGCTAAAACGCATAGAAAAAAGTTACAAGTTTtagaaatgaaaattataaaataaatttactaatgagttattaaaaaagaatgttgttctatgtattagaaaaatttatacgtacttttttgacattttataattttcgttttttaaagccttgtaatattttttcctattattattattatattaagcgaaaaatttaaagagaccTTTTCgtagaaaatttaatttcctACAAGATAACGAAAtggaaaatttgaaaaaaaaatattttcgaagattataaaataattataaaaataaagaaaaaagtttttttttcaatgcatTTTAAATGGGAAAGGAGAACCAGCACCAGCTCAATTTTCAAGACATCGAGCCCATATTTTACGGTTTTTTTGTCTAACAGAGAAACTTTTACATATACTTACTCAAAAAAATATACCACATTATTATACTACAATAGCGTGAACACACAgtaatttacattacatttataacaatgtaataaaaaagaaataagataTAAAAACAGCACGAGtcataacatttttaataagcCCAAAAACAGCAAGAATACATGGTCCTATTAAAGAATTTCTATGCCCACCTTACACCACTACTACCTGGATTCATCATCAGATTCCGTTAAAATATGGTTGTTTATAGCAGCTTTAATATCTTGTCACCATAATACTTATCTTTATGAATATCAAGTGGCCATTTTGGTTTTCATCAACACCtctattttacttaataatactGTCTGGATACAAATTCTTGTTtagttgttaaaaataaaacaaaaattctttATGCCAATAAAATTGGAGGAGTTCCTTCAAAATTGATTCACATCAGATGATTTTTTAAGAATGGAAATATAACCATTTTCATTTCTAATAAGTCATTAACAGTGGAGACGGAGGTAACGTACAAAAGGAATACGTCGAATTATATCCCCCCTTTTTGAAATTGGTCAAAACGACGGAATTTTCAagttttctaatttatatttactcaAAATTAAGTATTCTCAAATTAGAAGATGATATATACTGAagacaaattcaaattattttattttgcttcACTTTTCCAGAGCCTACAAGACACAAAACCAAGCCATCCAAATCAACTTAGTTATTTAGTATTTGTGTTCAGTTTTGATACCGATAACGAATCCAATAAAAAGTTTGGTGAAAAAGAGGAGGCTCAAAACCAATATGGTATAGGTGGGAGTTGGAATTATAAGAACCGCCCTGAACAAGATTACCGTGGGACATGGGGACAACTCAATCAAGGCGGAGGTCTCGGTGGATCATGGGGGAACCAAAATCAAGGCATGGGATCTAGTTGGCAACAAGAGAATATAAAACAGCCAGGTCGAGATTCTAGTGGGTCGTGGAGAAACCAAAATCAATATGATACAAGCGCTAGTTGGCAACAATGGAATCATAATCAACCGGGTCAAGGTTTGAGTGGGTCATGGGGGAAACAAAATCAACAAGGCGTAGGTTCTAGTTGGCAACAAGGGAATCAAAACCAGCAGGGTCGAGATACTGGTGGGTCGTGGGGAAACCAAAATCAATATGAAATAGGCGATAGTTGGCAACTAGGGAATCATAATCAACCGGGTCAAGGTTTGAGTGGGTCATGGGGGAAGCAAAATCAACAAGGCATAAGTTCTAGTTGGCAACAAGGGAATCAAAACCAGCAGGGTCGAGATACTGGTAGGTGGTGGGGAAACCAAAATCAATATGAAATAGGCGATAGTTGGCAACAAGGGAATCATAATCAACCGGGTCAAGGTTTGAGTGGGTCATGGGGGAAACAAAATCAAGAAGGCATAGGTTATAGTTGGCAACAAGGGAATCAAAACCAGCAGGGTCGAAATACTGGTGGGTCGTGGGGAAACCAAAATCAATATGGTATAGGCACTGGATGGCAACAAGATAATCAAAACCAGCTGAGTCGAAGTCCTGGTGGGTCAAGGGAAAACCATGGGCAAGAAGGTAATGAAAACCATCAAGAAAAGGGTCTAGGAGAACTATGGGGAAACCAAATACAGAACGTAAGCAATGGAGAAACGCAAACGGACGGTCAAAGTGAACAAGTGAAAATAACAACCCAGGCTACAACTAGCACAACCCAACATTGGGCAACCACAACGGAATCGGATAGTCCATGGTGGTGGCTATTTTAAACGCAATTTAAATGTATGTAGGTTTGCTGCTATTttgttcttataaataaatagaggttTAAGTGGGCAaagatgatattttatttttataaccaaGGATGAGTGGAAGGCGAAGGAAGCGGTCACGAGGTCGGTCACCTACGCGATGGACAGATCTGATAAAGGCTGCGACACAAACCACCATAGTCCAATGTTCCCGTAACGCTGAAGATCGTGGCAAGTGGAGGTGCATTGCATAGGCTGCATCATCCACCATAGATACGTCTTGTGTGTACCTACTGAGATGATACTGATGAGACTCATcatgcaaccacgaccactctcgCGAGAGTGAACGACTAAGGAGGAATAGGAGGATTCCATGTATTACATTTTCCTACTTTTCTTTTCTTGTCGTGATTACCAAGCAGGGAATTGGATCACTCACAAACCCACCACGCAGTTATAATTTGATATAACAATGTCAAGTTTTTTTGGAATTacgtttttacataaaatattaattattctattagggcgaataaaatataaataatacataaataaataaattccataAGTCAGGTTGAATATTTGGTTTGATTGAAACCCTGTGTTACGAAATACTAATTTCTGCAGTGTCCCAACAACAATGGACTAATGTGTATTCGTTAGTAGTACTCGAATCTATTGTAATTAAACATGCGTCGGATGAGGGCTGACTTCTCCGGATCTGCTTAACCTTTTCGTCAATGGTCTAATTGAGGATCCAAGAAGATCGAAGGTTGGTTGTCATATTGGTAACGTTTGCGTCAACAATTTGAGCTACGCGGATGATATGGTTCTTTTCAGTCCCTCAACTAATGGTCTTAGAAAATTTCTGGTTCACAGACTGCTTCACGTTTTTAAAGCTTAAACCAATATGGCATAAAAATGAGATACTGTACTaaaattagtattatatattgtagTCATATATGTCTATACGCAACACCAAGCATATACCCAGTGCAAAACGTTTAAGAATAGCCTAAATTATTACGGGTACCGTCGACTCTTGAACATGGCCGCATAGTTGATATTATGCTTTGGCATATTCAAACTAGAATTCAAAATCACTGGGTatatggatatcaaatatggataacaatgtaataccgtacaataaacatttataatccAAAAACatgagggtgtccgcttcattcccagtctgtggtatcattaagaaaatcatttatgttataataacctttcccacacaaatgttttttaacaattgttttaaatttcatttgttttgttttgtacattatctgggatcatattgtaaaagcatacacatAGCCTAATAAAAGACatactcgacttaaccgagtagtaggcacatcACCCTCCAacacaaccagtgggaggctcctttgctccacaacggcgcctatttctgccgtgaagcagtatagTGTAAACATGtgtggtctgaagggcgccgtagctaatgaaattactgggtaaatacttaataatttaacttaacatcttatgtctcaaggtgacgagcgcaattgtagtgccgcaaagaagttttgggtttctcgagaatcctgagcggcactgtattgtaatcggcagggcgtatcaattaccatcagctgaacgtccttttcgtttcgtcccttattttaacaaaaataaaaaaaaaacattgtcaaaaacacacaatatttacatgaaatacTTCATATATCGTAATTGCTTACTTTAAAAGTACGCCGACATAATccaaataaactatttaattttaaaacaacacTAGCTTCTATAAAGAAAAGCATTTAATCACTGGACGGTTTTTTAGACATTGCATCTTTAATCCAGTTAAGATATTGAGCCGCGTCGGTGAATACGATATATTCGTCAAGGTTACAAGTTTGCTCCTCATTCTGAGAGATAAGAGACAGAGAAACAACACCACGGAGCTTCCATCGTCCACCATCTTTAATGTATAACCCTCCTCCAGAATCCCCTAAACAGGGTCCTGCTCCCGTGCGGTTCCCTAAAAAAGAACACTCAATTAGATTTCCTACTAATTACGTAAGATGCTAAAGTCAAAgtcgaataaactttattcaatgaggcttaaactaagcgcttttgaatcgtcactacaaatatatctttcaaattactgaatttaccataatatattcgcaaaaaattgagctcgtgagaagaacatacaagaaaacaacggccactcttttcaatcaaatagggtATTTaataatggctgtaatatacataccaaattagtttgtaaggtgctgcatccaatatatgaattatgtttaaatttaaaagaatttgctgtataaatataaattatagtatattggaagcatcaacctttagagcttgaagtcattgtttgtgtaaggataattcgtgaacatgatggtcgtgattactgtcataaataataattgccTTTTGGGCGTGGCGGTATACACGTCCATTAACCCGGCCCTTGGGAGAGTAGAGCCACCTTCTCTActcttcactttttttttttatatatttatttaaaactttacatatttatataaataaagcagcaaccaaaaatcacgaagatttgtccggattgctaacatgagttgagttcgcaatgataattaaaataagatcagaaaaaacttaagtaagtacatacacaAGGTTTACAAGCAAAGCATCATTAGATCAGGTTCGCATTCAACCGGTCATCGTTGATTCATATCTCTATGCGAAAGCGGGACACTGCTATCTTTCGATCGCGCTATTCCGTCGCACACGCACAGCGATATGTCTATTCGCTCGGCCGGTGGGCGGTGACAAAGAACCCGATGTTTGACCCACTTAGAATGTAAGCTACAGGGTGttcaaaaattgcaattttaactTATCTCTAATATTTTTTCTGGTGATGCTAATTTTTACAGATGgatcaatatcatttaatagccgAGGAACCAAATATTGTGTTGTGCGCGAACCATAAATGTTATTTgactttaatgtttttaagtgattatttgtgattttcctagtggttattttatgacaaattttactttgaatttcatgattgaaaaattgttccttaagaagacaataattaaattttgtgtgtattGGTAAGATTTTACAGTGCCTGAAGAGATCGTTATATTCATTCGCTTTATGTTGTTCTTTTACTACTGGGGagactatttctttaattatcctaatttgcatgttttgtattttatctagGTAGGTCTTAAATGTTCTGCCATAGCTGGTAATACCATAACTTATAATGGAATCGGCTAgtgagttatataataataataatattttatatggtattctaccctttattaaaattaaattggctAAAAATGCTCTGAGTTTGTCACATACAGTATTGATATGGGGGAGCCAGTTAAAACAACAATCGATAACTAAACCCAAGTACGTATGATTTTCAACAGTTTCAATAGTGGGACAGCTACATATTTGTAGCTTTTGATGAAAACACATATGGCAATGCGCCTTAAGCTTCTTGATTGTGtcataattagttttaagaTATGGTGATCGAATATGCATCAATTTCGTTTTATCGGCATTGAGGACAAGCCTATTGTCGTGGCACCATTTGTTAAGGCGGTCGAAGTCAAACTGAAGGTTCTCAAGTGCTTGTTCAATGTTTCTATCAGCGATTACAAGACAAGTGTCATCAGCGTATTGATATGATGTACAATGcttcagtatattatttatatcattgaCATACGCGATAAAGTGTATTGGGCCGAGCACTGATCCCTGTGCTGTTCCTTCAGTAACTGATAAAACATGACTCTTGGCATCttctattttaacataaaatgacCTATTTTTGAGATAATCCTCACACCAATTTAGGGTCGGGCCTCTGATTCCAGAGTTTCCAAGTTTCGAAATCAAGCATTCGTGATTTAGAGTGTCAAATGCGCGCGAGAAGTCAATAAAAAGGACAAAGACGTGTTTGCGATTACCTAAGTGACCGTTAATTTCATCACTGAACTTGGAGAGCAGCAGCGAAGTACTTTTGAGTGGTTGAAAACCATACTGGTTTTTGCTAATAATATCATGGTTGTGATAAAACGATTGAATCTGATCACTGAGGTACTTCTCAACAATTTTATCTATAGATGATAAGAGGgaaacaggacgatagttaGAAACATCGTTCTGTTTCCCTTTTTTATGCACTGGTCTCACGCAACTTTGCTTTAATTCCCTCGGGTACTTTCCGACTGCAAAGCTGACGTTTATTAAATGCGCTATAGATGAGGATATTTTCTTTGCGATACATTTGACATCTCTAATTTTTATGCCATCACCACCTTCAGCCTTTCTATTATTTAACCTGGATATTAACTTCTCGATTCTTAAGGGTGTTGCATTTTTAAAGCGAGCGGTAATAAGTATAGtctattaatttgataataatccTTCTATGTCTGCTATTGATCGAATAATGTGTGGCCGACTCTTGTCATCACCTTTTTTTACATAGAT
The nucleotide sequence above comes from Leptidea sinapis chromosome 12, ilLepSina1.1, whole genome shotgun sequence. Encoded proteins:
- the LOC126967092 gene encoding uncharacterized protein LOC126967092 isoform X3, whose product is MTRYVYIILLSALLVKRSLQDTKPSHPNQLSYLVFVFSFDTDNESNKKFGEKEEAQNQYGIGGSWNYKNRPEQDYRGTWGQLNQGGGLGGSWGNQNQGMGSSWQQENIKQPGRDSSGSWRNQNQYDTSASWQQWNHNQPGQGLSGSWGKQNQQGVGSSWQQGNQNQQGRDTGGSWGNQNQYEIGDSWQLGNHNQPGQGLSGSWGKQNQQGISSSWQQGNQNQQGRDTGRWWGNQNQYEIGDSWQQDNQNQLSRSPGGSRENHGQEGNENHQEKGLGELWGNQIQNVSNGETQTDGQSEQVKITTQATTSTTQHWATTTESDSPWWWLF
- the LOC126967092 gene encoding uncharacterized protein LOC126967092 isoform X1; amino-acid sequence: MTRYVYIILLSALLVKRSLQDTKPSHPNQLSYLVFVFSFDTDNESNKKFGEKEEAQNQYGIGGSWNYKNRPEQDYRGTWGQLNQGGGLGGSWGNQNQGMGSSWQQENIKQPGRDSSGSWRNQNQYDTSASWQQWNHNQPGQGLSGSWGKQNQQGVGSSWQQGNQNQQGRDTGGSWGNQNQYEIGDSWQLGNHNQPGQGLSGSWGKQNQQGISSSWQQGNQNQQGRDTGRWWGNQNQYEIGDSWQQGNHNQPGQGLSGSWGKQNQEGIGYSWQQGNQNQQGRNTGGSWGNQNQYGIGTGWQQDNQNQLSRSPGGSRENHGQEGNENHQEKGLGELWGNQIQNVSNGETQTDGQSEQVKITTQATTSTTQHWATTTESDSPWWWLF
- the LOC126967092 gene encoding uncharacterized protein LOC126967092 isoform X5 is translated as MTRYVYIILLSALLVKRSLQDTKPSHPNQLSYLVFVFSFDTDNESNKKFGEKEEAQNQYGIGGSWNYKNRPEQDYRGTWGQLNQGGGLGGSWGNQNQGMGSSWQQENIKQPGRDSSGSWRNQNQYDTSASWQQWNHNQPGQGLSGSWGKQNQQGISSSWQQGNQNQQGRDTGRWWGNQNQYEIGDSWQQGNHNQPGQGLSGSWGKQNQEGIGYSWQQGNQNQQGRNTGGSWGNQNQYGIGTGWQQDNQNQLSRSPGGSRENHGQEGNENHQEKGLGELWGNQIQNVSNGETQTDGQSEQVKITTQATTSTTQHWATTTESDSPWWWLF
- the LOC126967092 gene encoding uncharacterized protein LOC126967092 isoform X2, with translation MTRYVYIILLSALLVKRSLQDTKPSHPNQLSYLVFVFSFDTDNESNKKFGEKEEAQNQYGIGGSWNYKNRPEQDYRGTWGQLNQGGGLGGSWGNQNQGMGSSWQQENIKQPGRDSSGSWRNQNQYDTSASWQQWNHNQPGQGLSGSWGKQNQQGVGSSWQQGNQNQQGRDTGGWWGNQNQYEIGDSWQQGNHNQPGQGLSGSWGKQNQEGIGYSWQQGNQNQQGRNTGGSWGNQNQYGIGTGWQQDNQNQLSRSPGGSRENHGQEGNENHQEKGLGELWGNQIQNVSNGETQTDGQSEQVKITTQATTSTTQHWATTTESDSPWWWLF
- the LOC126967092 gene encoding uncharacterized protein LOC126967092 isoform X4, yielding MTRYVYIILLSALLVKRSLQDTKPSHPNQLSYLVFVFSFDTDNESNKKFGEKEEAQNQYGIGGSWNYKNRPEQDYRGTWGQLNQGGGLGGSWGNQNQGMGSSWQQENIKQPGRDSSGSWRNQNQYDTSASWQQWNHNQPGQGLSGSWGKQNQQGVGSSWQQGNQNQQGRDTGGSWGNQNQYEIGDSWQLGNHNQPGQGLSGSWGKQNQEGIGYSWQQGNQNQQGRNTGGSWGNQNQYGIGTGWQQDNQNQLSRSPGGSRENHGQEGNENHQEKGLGELWGNQIQNVSNGETQTDGQSEQVKITTQATTSTTQHWATTTESDSPWWWLF